In Sphaeramia orbicularis chromosome 1, fSphaOr1.1, whole genome shotgun sequence, a genomic segment contains:
- the sirt7 gene encoding LOW QUALITY PROTEIN: NAD-dependent protein deacetylase sirtuin-7 (The sequence of the model RefSeq protein was modified relative to this genomic sequence to represent the inferred CDS: inserted 1 base in 1 codon; substituted 1 base at 1 genomic stop codon), which produces MAEDAGGSSRSERKALEKAKXLQRERERKIFRQVGQVLKKPEAERSEEEAAVLQLHRDTVDELCRRQIRRNILKRKQEEVFDDTDELKSKVRQLAVAVKQAKNLVVYTGAGISTAASIPDYRGPNGVWTQLQKGHTISSSDLSXSRADVPHMCIRMLHKENMVNMLFLKLLMGLHLRSGLPRHAYLNSMENMFIEVCTICSPVREYVRLFDVTERTSLHRHGTGRKCSHCSSELRDTIVHFGERGTLEQPLNWRGAAEAAKMADVIICLGSSLKVLKKYACLWSMNRPAAKRPKLYIVNLQWTPKDDLAVLKINGKCDDVMELLMEELNIQIPSYDRTEDPIFSIATPLQPEEVNSHSREVISPPSGQEVSAADPGGQTEATVVQGGWFGRGYGKEELKEKSRVVKRA; this is translated from the exons ATGGCAGAGGATGCCGGTGGTTCTTCGCGGTCGGAGAGAAAAGCTCTGGAAAAAGCTA TACTGCAACGAGAAAGGGAGAGGAAGATCTTCAGACAG GTTGGTCAGGTCCTGAAGAAACCAGAGGCAGAGCGGTCCGAGGAGGAGGCCGCGGTGCTGCAGCTGCACAGGGACACCGTGGACGAGCTGTGCAGGAGACAGATCCGCAGAAATATCCTGAAGAGGAAGCAGGAGGAG GTTTTTGATGATACTGATGAGTTGAAAAGCAAAGTCAGGCAGCTAGCTGTAGCAGTCAAACAAGCTAAAAACTTGGTGGTTTACACTGGAGCTGGTATCAGTACG GCAGCATCTATCCCTGACTACAGAGGTCCTAATGGGGTGTGGACACAGCTACAGAAGGGACATACAATCAG TTCATCTGACCTGAGTTAAAGCAGAGCCGACGTTCCGCACATGTGCATAAGGATGCTGCATAAGGAAAACAT GGTCAACATGTTGTTTCTCAAACTGTTGATGGGACTTCACTTACGTAGTGGTCTTCCGAGACATGCCTATCTGAACTCCATGGAAAACATGTTTATTGAG GTGTGCACAATCTGTTCACCAGTCAGGGAGTACGTACGTTTATTTGACGTGACGGAGCGGACGTCACTGCATCGCCATGGGACAGGCCGCAAATGCAGCCACTGTAGCAGTGAACTCAGGGACACCATAGTGCACTTTGGGGAACGTGGGACTCTTGAACAGCCTCTTAACTGGAGAGGGGCTGCAGAGGCTGCCAAGATGGCAGATGTTATCATCTGCTTGGGCTCTAGTCTGAAG GTGCTGAAAAAATATGCCTGTCTATGGTCCATGAACAGGCCAGCAGCCAAGAGGCCTAAACTCTACATCGTCAACCTCCAG TGGACACCAAAGGATGATCTAGCTGTGCTGAAAATTAATGGCAAGTGTGATGATGTTATGGAGCTTCTCATGGAGGAGCTGAATATTCAGATTCCCTCGTACGATAG GACAGAGGATCCCATCTTCAGCATCGCCACTCCTCTGCAGCCAGAAGAAGTCAACAGTCATTCCCGTGAGGTCATCTCTCCCCCTTCTGGGCAGGAGGTCTCCGCGGCTGATCCTGGGGGTCAAACAGAAGCCACAGTCGTGCAGGGAGGCTGGTTTGGACGTGGCTATGGAAAGGAAGAATTAAAGGAAAAAAGCCGCGTAGTCAAGAGAGCCTGA